The following are from one region of the Erwinia billingiae Eb661 genome:
- a CDS encoding flagellar brake protein yields MKDNDNEQYLKRGPLAVLAVLKNLMKNQTPILVSHARGQFITKLLDADKDRMVLDLGSNDHENQLAMDAEDLHLTAETHGAKVEFALGTLTDDKFDGLPAFGADLPDILWMIQRREFFRVNAPLDPIFYCYVQWPDGSGEGRMRLQDLSLGGIGVLGDSPIPEGLHGGEQFKKLRVELGEYGRFEVDAYLINVGKRSIVGNKNETVVTPRLSFRFSSLNAGEERSLQQVIFSLERLARDKATRFQ; encoded by the coding sequence GTGAAAGATAACGATAATGAACAGTACCTGAAACGCGGCCCGTTGGCGGTGTTGGCGGTATTGAAGAATCTGATGAAAAATCAGACGCCAATCCTGGTCTCTCACGCGCGTGGCCAGTTTATTACCAAATTGCTGGATGCCGACAAGGATCGGATGGTGCTCGATTTGGGCAGTAACGATCATGAAAACCAGCTGGCGATGGACGCCGAAGACCTGCATCTGACGGCGGAAACGCACGGGGCGAAGGTCGAATTCGCTCTCGGCACGCTGACTGACGATAAGTTTGATGGCCTGCCCGCCTTTGGTGCCGACCTGCCAGATATTCTGTGGATGATCCAACGGCGGGAATTTTTCCGCGTGAATGCCCCGCTTGACCCGATATTTTATTGCTACGTGCAGTGGCCCGACGGCAGCGGCGAAGGCCGGATGCGTCTGCAGGATTTGTCACTCGGCGGCATTGGCGTACTGGGCGATTCGCCGATCCCGGAAGGGCTGCACGGTGGCGAGCAGTTTAAGAAGCTGCGCGTTGAGCTGGGGGAATATGGCCGTTTTGAAGTGGATGCGTATCTGATCAACGTCGGTAAGCGCAGCATTGTCGGCAATAAGAATGAAACCGTGGTCACCCCACGTCTGAGCTTCCGCTTCAGTTCATTAAATGCGGGCGAAGAACGTTCGCTTCAGCAGGTGATTTTTTCTCTTGAGCGCCTGGCGCGCGATAAAGCCACTCGCTTCCAGTAG
- a CDS encoding GlsB/YeaQ/YmgE family stress response membrane protein, whose protein sequence is MGILSWIIFGLIAGIIAKWIMPGKDGGGFIITVVLGIIGAVVGGWISTLFGFGRVDGFNFGSFVVAVIGAIVVLWIYRKVKS, encoded by the coding sequence ATGGGAATTTTATCTTGGATCATCTTTGGTCTGATCGCAGGGATTATCGCTAAGTGGATTATGCCAGGTAAAGACGGCGGCGGATTTATCATCACCGTGGTTCTCGGCATCATCGGTGCTGTGGTCGGCGGCTGGATCAGTACGCTGTTCGGCTTCGGCAGGGTAGACGGGTTTAACTTCGGCAGCTTTGTTGTCGCGGTGATCGGCGCGATTGTGGTGCTGTGGATTTACCGTAAAGTGAAAAGCTGA
- a CDS encoding MBL fold metallo-hydrolase — protein sequence MKQLYEDLWVSTPEFPASEHEPELMMHGFLLQHTRGNLLISRVENLNDHQAIEDLGGIIRHYLTHSHEAGPGARLLQTRFNAALYCHNKALGAISPYVEADDTFNQAELHCGSFHVVPTPGHTPGSTSYLYASPFGKTYLFVGDTITMSHDRWVTVLVPESNEADLKKSIEFYRALRPDVVLMGTTAGHLSWQEVTMREWLALLDEAESSPLDLRQRLPD from the coding sequence ATGAAGCAGTTGTACGAGGATCTCTGGGTTTCAACCCCGGAGTTTCCGGCCAGTGAGCATGAGCCGGAACTGATGATGCATGGATTTTTGCTGCAGCATACGCGGGGAAACTTACTGATTTCCCGCGTGGAGAATCTGAACGACCATCAGGCGATTGAAGATTTGGGCGGGATTATCCGCCATTATCTGACCCACTCCCATGAAGCCGGGCCGGGTGCCCGTTTACTGCAAACGCGCTTTAACGCGGCCTTGTATTGTCATAATAAGGCGCTGGGCGCGATCAGCCCGTATGTCGAAGCTGACGACACCTTCAATCAGGCTGAGCTGCACTGTGGCAGCTTTCACGTGGTTCCCACGCCGGGTCATACGCCGGGCAGCACCAGCTATCTGTATGCCTCACCCTTTGGCAAAACCTATCTGTTTGTTGGCGACACCATCACCATGTCACACGATCGCTGGGTGACGGTGTTGGTGCCGGAAAGCAACGAAGCGGATTTGAAAAAGTCGATTGAGTTCTATCGGGCGCTGAGGCCCGACGTGGTGTTGATGGGCACTACCGCCGGTCATTTGTCGTGGCAGGAAGTGACGATGCGCGAATGGCTGGCGTTGCTGGATGAGGCGGAGAGTTCGCCGCTGGATCTGCGCCAACGGCTGCCTGACTAG
- a CDS encoding MFS transporter, whose protein sequence is MQTTDSRFPEKKMLIAGSVGNFIEWYEFAVYGFLATVIAGNFFHLEGESDLTSLILTYAAFALAFFCRPIGAMIFGRIGDRIGRKPTLIAVLLLMTLATFLIGLMPTYATVGVAAPLLLTLLRMLQGLFAGGEFGGAVALMTEFAPAGKRGRYGAWQSFTVALGLLAGAGLVALLSALLTPEQLKGWGWRIPFLLALPMGLVALWLRSQLEEPPTFAQAQKLEPAPLSSVVKAIVLGIGRMMGWSAAGYTFLVVMPSWLQTALHASFQQALLATVLGNVGFALTILPAGRLSDRYGRRSIMLLAMLVVVLFSYPLLALLQQPDAALWLKGLAVLIAGAVVGMIAGPGPAMLAEMFPTRIRYTGLGLAYSLSNAVFSGCAGLIITGLIKQTGNIYIPAWYVMITGAISALALLTLNRDDHLHDLKP, encoded by the coding sequence ATGCAGACCACTGACTCTCGCTTCCCTGAGAAAAAAATGTTAATTGCCGGATCGGTTGGCAACTTTATTGAATGGTATGAATTCGCGGTGTATGGCTTTCTGGCGACCGTTATCGCCGGAAACTTTTTCCATCTGGAAGGTGAGAGCGACCTGACCAGCCTGATCCTCACCTACGCCGCCTTTGCGCTGGCCTTCTTTTGTCGGCCGATTGGCGCGATGATTTTTGGCCGCATCGGCGACCGCATCGGCCGCAAGCCGACGCTGATTGCGGTGCTGCTGCTGATGACGCTGGCGACCTTTCTGATTGGACTGATGCCCACTTATGCCACCGTCGGCGTGGCGGCACCGCTGCTTCTGACCCTGCTGCGGATGCTGCAAGGGCTGTTCGCCGGCGGGGAATTTGGTGGCGCGGTGGCGCTGATGACCGAATTTGCCCCGGCGGGAAAACGCGGACGCTACGGCGCGTGGCAGTCCTTCACCGTCGCGCTGGGGTTACTGGCGGGTGCCGGTCTGGTGGCCTTGCTGTCGGCGCTGCTCACGCCTGAACAGCTGAAAGGCTGGGGATGGCGAATCCCCTTCCTGCTGGCGTTACCGATGGGGCTGGTGGCGCTGTGGCTGCGGTCACAGCTGGAAGAGCCGCCCACCTTTGCCCAAGCGCAGAAGCTTGAACCCGCGCCGCTGTCTTCAGTTGTGAAAGCCATCGTACTGGGTATCGGCAGAATGATGGGCTGGTCAGCCGCGGGCTACACCTTCCTGGTGGTGATGCCCTCGTGGCTACAGACCGCACTGCATGCCAGTTTTCAGCAGGCGTTGCTGGCTACCGTATTGGGCAACGTCGGTTTTGCGTTAACCATTTTACCGGCGGGAAGGCTCAGCGATCGCTATGGAAGGCGCAGTATTATGCTACTGGCGATGCTGGTGGTGGTCCTGTTTAGCTACCCACTGCTGGCCCTGTTGCAGCAACCGGACGCCGCGCTCTGGCTGAAAGGATTAGCCGTTCTGATAGCCGGTGCGGTAGTGGGGATGATTGCCGGTCCCGGTCCGGCGATGCTGGCCGAGATGTTTCCTACCCGCATTCGCTATACCGGCCTGGGCCTGGCCTATTCACTTTCTAACGCCGTTTTCTCCGGCTGTGCCGGGCTGATTATCACCGGACTGATCAAACAAACCGGAAATATCTATATACCAGCGTGGTATGTGATGATCACCGGGGCGATCAGTGCGCTGGCGCTGCTGACGCTAAACCGCGACGATCATCTGCACGACCTCAAGCCTTAG
- a CDS encoding TonB-dependent siderophore receptor, translated as MRMAFSLKRSALLCSIALATPAFTFAAETLVVTAQPAETATTPTEGYTAKTSKGATKTDRPLITTAQSVSVVTRQQMEDQGAMDVNQALNYTAGAFTNFAGAATRYDTVSLRGFHGGDVDNIFLDGLRLMSDPGSYNVLQVDPWFLDRIDVIKGPSSALYGQTVPGGLVMETSKRPQFTPEGHFRASTGTNSTNSAAFDYTNAINDQWAFRLTGITRNSDTQYDHTREEKYAISPSVLWQPDEDTSLLLRAYLQKDPSGGYHGAVPGDGSITEHNGRKLSNGFYDGDSSLDQFKRNEQIYSYEFAHRFNDTWAFRSNASYSHSNVDLDQVYQIGWDAVNPNLLNRYYSGSRSSLDAYAIDNQLEADFATGEVDHKVVLGGEYHQYKNDLSDASGYANQLNALTGQAVGDRLSYDFTDSQRRYYQTGVYLQDEMTWQKWHLDLSGRYDRIVSETDDYSTSTKNRRQDDHVSGRAALLYAFDNGISPYASYSQAITPQSLSGEDGNLLKPTTSEQYEAGVKYQPNGTSDLYSVAVYDLTQKDVGNRVVVGSYYEPAGKVHSQGFELEAHNQITPRLSTIANYTMNHVRFKDSVDGNDGHTPYVTPNSMASAWAKYQLDWGISVGAGVRYIGKQWADNENTTRLPSTTLFDASVRADLGAWNSSLKGAFVQVNANNVTDRDYVSACYGTGYCYWGAERTVVATVGYDF; from the coding sequence ATGAGAATGGCTTTTTCTTTAAAGCGTTCTGCTTTGCTTTGCTCCATCGCTCTGGCTACACCTGCTTTCACCTTTGCGGCCGAGACGCTGGTCGTTACCGCGCAACCCGCAGAAACGGCGACCACGCCAACAGAGGGTTACACGGCTAAAACCAGCAAAGGCGCAACCAAAACCGATCGTCCGCTGATCACCACCGCCCAGTCCGTTTCCGTGGTTACCCGTCAGCAGATGGAAGACCAGGGCGCGATGGACGTTAACCAGGCGCTGAACTATACCGCCGGTGCCTTTACTAACTTCGCCGGTGCCGCAACCCGTTATGACACCGTTTCTCTGCGCGGCTTCCACGGTGGGGATGTTGATAACATCTTCCTCGATGGCCTGCGTCTGATGAGCGATCCGGGCAGCTATAACGTCCTGCAGGTCGATCCCTGGTTCCTGGACCGTATCGATGTGATCAAAGGCCCGTCTTCTGCCCTGTATGGTCAGACCGTGCCGGGTGGACTGGTGATGGAAACCTCCAAGCGTCCACAGTTCACGCCTGAAGGCCACTTCCGTGCCTCTACCGGCACCAATTCCACCAACAGCGCCGCCTTTGATTACACCAATGCGATCAACGATCAGTGGGCGTTTCGTCTGACCGGTATCACCCGCAACAGTGACACCCAGTACGATCACACCCGGGAAGAAAAATATGCCATCTCCCCTTCCGTGCTGTGGCAGCCGGATGAAGATACCTCGCTGTTGCTGCGTGCCTATCTGCAGAAAGACCCGTCAGGTGGCTATCACGGTGCCGTGCCGGGCGATGGCAGCATTACCGAACATAACGGCCGCAAGCTGAGCAACGGTTTCTACGACGGCGACAGCTCGCTGGATCAGTTCAAGCGTAACGAGCAGATTTACAGCTACGAATTCGCTCACCGCTTTAATGACACCTGGGCGTTCCGTTCTAACGCCAGCTATTCCCACTCCAACGTCGACCTCGATCAGGTTTATCAGATTGGCTGGGACGCCGTTAACCCGAACCTGCTGAACCGCTACTACTCCGGTTCACGCTCCTCGCTGGATGCGTACGCCATTGATAACCAGCTGGAAGCCGATTTCGCCACTGGCGAAGTGGATCACAAAGTGGTGCTCGGCGGGGAATACCACCAGTACAAGAACGATCTGAGCGATGCCAGCGGCTATGCAAATCAGCTGAACGCCTTAACCGGCCAGGCCGTCGGCGATCGTCTGAGCTATGACTTTACCGATTCGCAGCGTCGTTATTACCAGACCGGCGTCTATCTGCAGGATGAAATGACCTGGCAGAAATGGCACCTCGACCTCTCTGGCCGTTATGACCGCATCGTGTCGGAAACGGATGATTACTCCACCAGCACCAAAAACCGTCGTCAGGACGACCACGTCAGTGGCCGTGCTGCCCTGTTGTATGCGTTCGACAATGGCATTTCGCCGTACGCCAGCTACAGCCAGGCCATTACGCCGCAGTCACTGTCCGGTGAAGATGGCAATCTGCTGAAGCCAACCACCTCCGAGCAGTATGAAGCCGGGGTGAAATACCAGCCGAACGGCACGTCCGATCTCTACTCGGTTGCGGTGTACGATCTGACGCAGAAAGACGTGGGTAACCGCGTTGTGGTCGGTTCCTATTATGAGCCTGCCGGTAAGGTGCATTCACAAGGGTTTGAACTGGAAGCACATAACCAGATCACGCCTCGTCTGAGCACCATTGCTAACTACACCATGAACCACGTGCGCTTTAAGGATTCTGTGGATGGCAACGACGGCCACACGCCGTACGTTACGCCAAACTCCATGGCCTCGGCCTGGGCGAAATACCAGCTGGATTGGGGTATCAGCGTCGGTGCCGGTGTGCGTTACATCGGCAAGCAGTGGGCGGATAACGAAAACACCACCCGTCTGCCCTCCACCACGCTGTTTGATGCTTCTGTGCGTGCCGATCTTGGCGCCTGGAACAGCAGCCTGAAAGGCGCGTTTGTGCAGGTTAATGCCAATAACGTGACTGACCGTGATTACGTCTCGGCCTGTTACGGCACCGGTTATTGCTACTGGGGCGCAGAGCGCACCGTGGTGGCGACCGTCGGCTACGATTTCTAA
- the ldcA gene encoding muramoyltetrapeptide carboxypeptidase — MSVTPRTFHLIAPSGYCHNQPAAQLAVKRLQDQGHHVVNTEVIARRHQRFAGDDAERLQDINGLAQMEDLPDILLAVRGGYGATRLLPQIDFAAVAARLKDQPVALCGHSDFTAIQLPLLKQGAISFSGPMLTGNFGAEVLSDFTVDHFWRALTSPKLTLSWETQPQDIDVQGTVWGGNLAMIASMMGTPWLPEIEDGILVIEDVNEHPFRVERMLLQLAQSGILPRQKAIVTGSFTGATLTDYDNGYDFDSVWTLIRQVTGVPLVTGLEFGHHWNTVTLPLGAQGHLQVKGSSSTLTLSGHPTLR, encoded by the coding sequence ATGTCCGTTACTCCGCGCACTTTTCATCTGATTGCTCCTTCTGGCTATTGCCATAATCAGCCGGCCGCGCAGCTGGCGGTAAAACGGCTGCAGGATCAAGGGCATCACGTGGTGAATACCGAGGTGATAGCCCGCCGTCACCAGCGCTTTGCGGGGGATGATGCCGAACGTTTGCAGGATATAAACGGTCTGGCGCAGATGGAGGATCTGCCGGATATCCTGCTGGCGGTGCGTGGCGGTTATGGCGCGACCCGGCTGCTGCCGCAGATTGATTTTGCCGCTGTCGCTGCCCGCCTGAAAGACCAGCCGGTGGCGCTGTGTGGCCACAGCGACTTCACCGCTATCCAGCTTCCGCTGCTGAAACAGGGTGCCATTTCCTTCAGTGGCCCGATGCTGACCGGCAATTTTGGCGCTGAGGTTTTATCTGATTTCACCGTTGACCACTTTTGGCGCGCGCTGACTTCGCCTAAATTAACCCTTAGCTGGGAAACGCAGCCGCAGGATATCGACGTACAGGGCACCGTCTGGGGCGGTAATCTGGCGATGATTGCCTCGATGATGGGCACACCCTGGCTGCCGGAGATTGAAGACGGCATTCTGGTGATCGAGGATGTGAATGAGCACCCTTTCCGCGTGGAGAGAATGCTTCTTCAGCTGGCACAGAGCGGCATCCTGCCACGACAGAAGGCAATTGTGACCGGCAGCTTTACCGGCGCGACACTCACCGATTATGACAATGGCTATGACTTCGACAGCGTCTGGACGCTGATTCGTCAGGTAACGGGCGTACCGCTGGTTACCGGTCTTGAATTTGGCCATCACTGGAATACCGTGACGCTTCCGTTAGGCGCGCAGGGACATTTACAGGTCAAGGGTTCAAGCAGCACGCTGACGCTATCAGGGCACCCTACGCTTCGTTAA
- a CDS encoding glycosyl hydrolase family 28-related protein has translation MIEVNCFADLRTTAPTKAGDIAALKRYYDKDSSFHGGGDFVGFLGTTTLSDDGGSMAKGSTFYWKRIINDTEQVNLYHFGAKGDGVTDDTDAFKRMFSWSQGYDVNAKDIGVRFPAGKFLISPVDLSASEIPCFALYGDDAPYGVTPRTVINSDKSINTVFKVNARRTIIRGISWNGQATADTASNTGAITADMLSNVQPFFENTTIEGEFVNIRCFRVQYNGGTAVKLLDTLDTRFDQIYSQNTYARVFDVSWSNSPNGVWDHSTAIELSNANFQYGYGDATLKMPRLTQGLIRNVWVEHTRFPGDLSNGQWIIDALSLEDCANPLLLNNSRVLLRQLSLQAGATVNLDNTSDRWLSGYESGWRRDENFGTTMTGSMKAGWYSGYKLSNTSDTDKWYRIGKFVFPKANQQWTLEMVSKQSTANPSGTAASPLQTISSGVTYLNLQRCVSSVWADMFHRGTTAVVDVKYARSYQNIVEVWVKLKAGSGDTMFNVRSTGPTRFEAGECSLFTPDLSEVTDLTTVGTVTPNARLSFHNGLAGIGANENGVVTLATTEAASPVSAAPVGYITLNVNGIDRKFPYFS, from the coding sequence ATGATCGAAGTAAACTGCTTTGCTGATTTGCGAACCACTGCGCCAACGAAAGCCGGTGATATTGCGGCACTCAAACGCTACTACGACAAGGATTCCAGTTTTCATGGCGGCGGCGACTTTGTCGGCTTCCTCGGCACCACCACGCTGAGCGATGACGGCGGCTCGATGGCGAAGGGCAGCACCTTCTACTGGAAGCGCATCATTAATGACACCGAACAGGTGAATTTGTACCATTTTGGCGCGAAAGGTGACGGCGTCACCGACGATACCGACGCCTTTAAGCGGATGTTTAGCTGGTCGCAAGGCTATGATGTTAATGCAAAAGATATTGGCGTGCGTTTCCCGGCAGGCAAGTTTTTAATCTCGCCTGTCGACCTCAGCGCCAGCGAAATCCCGTGTTTCGCTTTGTACGGTGACGACGCGCCGTATGGCGTCACGCCCAGAACGGTGATTAACTCTGACAAATCGATCAACACGGTGTTCAAGGTGAATGCCCGCCGGACCATCATTCGCGGCATCAGCTGGAACGGCCAGGCCACGGCGGATACGGCCAGCAATACCGGGGCGATCACCGCGGACATGCTGTCCAACGTGCAGCCGTTCTTTGAGAACACCACCATTGAAGGGGAGTTCGTTAATATCCGCTGCTTCCGCGTGCAGTATAACGGCGGCACGGCGGTGAAACTGCTGGATACCCTCGACACGCGATTCGATCAAATCTATTCGCAAAATACCTATGCCCGGGTCTTTGACGTCAGCTGGTCTAACTCGCCAAACGGCGTCTGGGATCACTCGACCGCCATTGAGCTGTCGAATGCCAACTTCCAGTACGGTTATGGCGATGCCACGCTGAAGATGCCGCGATTAACCCAGGGGCTGATCCGCAACGTCTGGGTTGAACATACCCGCTTCCCCGGTGATTTAAGCAACGGCCAGTGGATTATCGATGCCCTGAGCCTGGAGGATTGCGCCAATCCGCTGCTGTTGAATAACAGCCGGGTGCTGCTGCGTCAGCTCAGCCTGCAGGCCGGTGCGACGGTCAATCTGGACAATACCTCCGATCGCTGGCTGTCAGGCTATGAGAGCGGCTGGCGTCGTGATGAAAACTTTGGCACCACCATGACCGGATCGATGAAAGCCGGCTGGTACAGCGGCTATAAGCTCAGTAACACCTCGGACACCGATAAATGGTATCGCATCGGCAAATTTGTCTTCCCGAAAGCCAATCAGCAGTGGACGCTGGAGATGGTCAGCAAACAGTCGACGGCCAATCCTTCCGGCACCGCGGCCAGCCCGCTGCAAACCATCTCCTCGGGCGTCACCTACCTGAATCTGCAGCGCTGCGTCAGCTCGGTGTGGGCCGATATGTTCCATCGCGGCACCACGGCGGTGGTTGACGTCAAGTATGCGCGCAGCTATCAGAATATCGTCGAGGTTTGGGTGAAGCTGAAAGCGGGCAGTGGCGACACCATGTTTAACGTGCGATCGACCGGGCCAACGCGGTTTGAAGCCGGGGAGTGTTCCTTATTTACACCGGATCTGTCGGAGGTTACCGATCTGACCACCGTCGGCACCGTCACGCCCAACGCGCGCTTAAGTTTCCACAACGGCCTGGCGGGCATCGGCGCCAATGAAAATGGGGTCGTGACCTTAGCGACAACGGAGGCGGCATCCCCGGTCAGCGCGGCCCCGGTGGGGTATATCACCCTTAACGTTAACGGGATAGATCGTAAATTCCCTTACTTCAGCTGA
- a CDS encoding YgdI/YgdR family lipoprotein, translating into MKKLACALTLLAGGLLLAGCSSDHVLQMKDGSTVVVQGKPEVDKATGMVMYTDENGKQQAVNQDQIKEMNSLNN; encoded by the coding sequence ATGAAAAAATTAGCTTGTGCACTGACCTTACTCGCTGGCGGATTGCTGCTGGCAGGCTGTTCCAGCGACCATGTTCTGCAGATGAAGGATGGCAGCACCGTGGTGGTCCAGGGGAAACCTGAAGTCGATAAAGCCACCGGCATGGTGATGTATACCGATGAAAATGGTAAGCAGCAGGCGGTGAATCAGGATCAGATCAAAGAGATGAACTCGCTGAATAATTAA
- a CDS encoding DinI-like family protein, giving the protein MFVELTYDKRNVAGLPNAQELILNELEKRIQRVFPAAEVKVKPMQANGVKTDASKSDKSVMLRIIEEMFDEADQWLVSEEF; this is encoded by the coding sequence ATGTTTGTAGAACTGACTTACGATAAGCGCAACGTTGCCGGATTGCCCAATGCGCAGGAACTGATTCTGAACGAGCTGGAGAAGCGTATTCAACGCGTTTTCCCGGCTGCCGAAGTGAAGGTAAAACCGATGCAGGCTAATGGCGTGAAAACCGATGCCAGTAAGAGTGACAAGTCGGTGATGCTGCGGATCATTGAAGAGATGTTCGATGAAGCCGATCAGTGGCTGGTGTCAGAAGAATTTTAA
- the treA gene encoding alpha,alpha-trehalase TreA, with protein MQRVEKRQWKAVLVLPLMVAALTQTGYAAENDAGQHLLSSAPQPPDIRLGPLFHAVQAAKLYPDQKTFADAVPKSNPTSILADWQMQKKQSNFDLRHFVEANFTLPAAGEKYVPPSGQSLREHINGLWPVLTRSTQQASQWDSLLPLPKPYVVPGGRFREVYYWDSYFTMLGLAESGHWDRVQDMVENFAHELDTYGHIPNGNRSYYLSRSQPPFFSMMVDLLAQHQGDSAYSKYLPELQKEYNYWMADADSVKPGQASKRVVKLKDGTLLNRYWDARDVPRTESYMDDIATAQKANNRNKAELYRDLRAGAASGWDFSSRWFDKPGDLSTIHTTRIVPVDLNALMFHLEQTLARANKVTKNDDAVKKFDALAKKRQAAINRYLWDNKQGFYADYDWQKATIRPQLTAATLFPLYLQAATEEHATRTADAVKSQLLKEGGLATTNVNNGQQWDAPNGWAPLQWAAVQGLNNYGKQALAKDVGMRFLQNVQATYDKEHKLVEKYVVEGKGLGGGGGGEYPLQDGFGWTNGVTLKLMDLYCPKNSTCNNVSDITKTQ; from the coding sequence ATGCAGAGAGTTGAGAAGCGTCAATGGAAAGCGGTTCTGGTGCTGCCGTTAATGGTCGCAGCGCTGACACAAACGGGCTATGCGGCAGAGAATGATGCCGGGCAACATCTGCTGAGTAGTGCACCTCAGCCACCCGATATCCGGCTGGGGCCGTTGTTCCATGCGGTTCAGGCGGCGAAACTCTACCCGGATCAAAAAACCTTTGCCGATGCCGTGCCTAAAAGCAATCCAACGTCGATTCTGGCCGACTGGCAGATGCAGAAGAAACAGAGCAACTTTGATTTACGCCATTTTGTTGAGGCTAACTTTACCCTGCCGGCTGCCGGTGAAAAGTATGTTCCGCCGTCCGGACAGAGCCTGCGCGAACACATTAATGGCCTCTGGCCGGTGCTGACCCGCTCGACGCAGCAGGCCAGCCAGTGGGATTCGTTGCTGCCCTTGCCGAAACCGTACGTGGTGCCTGGCGGCCGCTTCCGCGAGGTCTATTACTGGGACAGCTACTTCACCATGCTCGGCCTCGCCGAGAGCGGCCACTGGGATCGCGTGCAGGATATGGTGGAAAACTTTGCCCACGAGCTGGATACCTACGGCCATATTCCTAACGGTAACCGCAGCTATTACCTCAGCCGCTCGCAGCCGCCGTTCTTCAGCATGATGGTCGATTTGCTGGCTCAGCATCAGGGCGACAGCGCTTACAGCAAATACCTGCCTGAGCTGCAGAAAGAGTACAACTACTGGATGGCGGACGCCGACAGCGTTAAGCCGGGCCAGGCCAGCAAACGGGTGGTGAAGCTGAAGGATGGCACGCTGCTGAACCGCTACTGGGACGCCCGCGACGTACCGCGTACCGAATCCTATATGGATGACATCGCCACCGCGCAGAAGGCCAACAACCGCAATAAAGCTGAGCTGTACCGCGATCTGCGTGCCGGCGCCGCCTCCGGTTGGGACTTCAGCTCGCGCTGGTTTGATAAGCCGGGCGATCTCTCCACCATCCATACCACGCGGATTGTTCCGGTCGATCTGAATGCGCTGATGTTCCATCTGGAGCAAACGCTGGCGCGCGCCAATAAAGTGACGAAAAACGACGATGCGGTGAAGAAATTTGACGCGCTGGCGAAGAAACGTCAGGCGGCGATCAACCGCTACCTTTGGGACAATAAGCAGGGCTTCTATGCCGATTATGACTGGCAGAAAGCCACCATCCGTCCTCAGCTGACGGCGGCCACCCTGTTCCCACTGTATCTGCAGGCGGCAACGGAAGAGCACGCCACCCGCACTGCTGACGCGGTGAAGTCCCAGCTGCTGAAAGAAGGTGGACTGGCAACGACCAACGTCAACAACGGTCAGCAGTGGGATGCGCCAAACGGCTGGGCACCGCTGCAATGGGCGGCGGTTCAGGGACTGAATAATTATGGTAAGCAGGCGCTGGCGAAGGATGTCGGCATGCGCTTCCTGCAGAACGTGCAGGCCACCTATGACAAGGAACACAAGCTGGTCGAAAAATATGTGGTGGAAGGTAAAGGGCTCGGTGGCGGTGGCGGCGGTGAATATCCGTTGCAGGATGGTTTCGGCTGGACCAACGGCGTGACGCTGAAGCTGATGGACCTCTACTGCCCGAAAAACAGCACCTGTAATAACGTGAGTGATATAACGAAAACGCAGTAA
- the emtA gene encoding membrane-bound lytic murein transglycosylase EmtA: MKTVAILGVLLLAGCASEPHKQTITQQQTPLTQAPPEKVAQAWSMFTESAANNYGVDPKLVDAIISVESGGNPTVVSKSNAIGLMQIKASTAGREVYRVQGRRGQPSSKELRDPVRNIDIGTAYLKILQDQSLAGIRDPKTLRYATIVSYANGAGALLRTFSRDRDQAIAMINSMSPEEFYQHVQNKHPAAQAPRYLWKVTTAYRTI; this comes from the coding sequence GTGAAAACGGTTGCGATACTGGGCGTGTTACTGCTGGCGGGATGTGCCAGTGAACCGCATAAACAAACAATAACTCAGCAGCAAACGCCGTTAACCCAGGCGCCGCCAGAAAAGGTGGCTCAGGCCTGGTCGATGTTCACGGAGAGCGCAGCAAACAACTACGGGGTCGATCCAAAGCTGGTAGATGCCATTATTTCAGTCGAATCGGGCGGCAATCCAACGGTAGTCAGTAAGTCGAATGCCATTGGATTGATGCAGATTAAAGCCTCAACAGCAGGCCGTGAGGTGTACCGGGTTCAGGGAAGAAGAGGGCAGCCAAGCAGTAAAGAGCTGCGCGATCCGGTGAGGAACATTGATATCGGTACGGCCTATCTGAAGATCCTACAGGACCAGTCGCTGGCCGGCATCCGCGATCCGAAAACCCTGCGTTACGCCACCATCGTGTCGTATGCCAACGGTGCCGGTGCGTTGCTGAGAACCTTCTCACGCGATCGGGATCAGGCGATTGCAATGATTAACTCAATGTCGCCGGAAGAGTTTTACCAGCACGTGCAGAATAAGCATCCTGCCGCTCAGGCACCGCGTTATCTGTGGAAAGTGACCACCGCTTACCGCACCATCTAA